In Polaribacter sp. Hel_I_88, the following proteins share a genomic window:
- the nqrE gene encoding NADH:ubiquinone reductase (Na(+)-transporting) subunit E: MIEHLELFFKAVFIDNMVFAVFLGMCSYLAVSKKVSTAVGLGAAVIFVLAITVPLNWLLDQYLLQPGALSWLGSEYADYDLGFLSFIMFIATIATMVQLVEIIVEKFSPSLYNSLGIFLPLIAVNCAILGGSLFMQSREIESLGLALNYGVSSGIGWFLAILAIAAIREKIRYSSVPPALRGLGITFIITGLMGIGFLSFGGMLTGGDEEGEPSTEPEATIEKVEKKEVKEELAKNTKTIQ; encoded by the coding sequence ATGATAGAACATTTAGAGTTATTTTTCAAAGCAGTGTTTATAGACAATATGGTCTTTGCTGTCTTTTTAGGAATGTGTTCATATTTAGCAGTATCTAAAAAGGTTTCTACAGCAGTTGGTTTAGGTGCAGCAGTAATCTTTGTACTGGCAATTACAGTTCCATTAAACTGGCTGTTAGATCAATATTTATTACAACCTGGAGCCTTATCTTGGTTAGGCTCAGAGTACGCAGATTATGATTTAGGGTTTCTTTCTTTTATCATGTTTATTGCAACCATTGCAACTATGGTTCAGTTGGTAGAGATTATTGTGGAGAAATTTTCACCTTCACTTTACAATTCTTTAGGTATTTTCTTACCATTAATTGCTGTAAACTGTGCAATTTTAGGAGGAAGTTTATTTATGCAATCTCGTGAAATCGAATCTTTAGGATTGGCTTTAAATTACGGAGTTTCATCAGGAATTGGTTGGTTTTTAGCAATATTAGCTATTGCAGCAATTCGTGAAAAAATTAGATATTCAAGCGTTCCTCCAGCCTTAAGAGGTTTAGGAATTACGTTCATTATTACTGGTTTAATGGGAATTGGTTTTTTGAGCTTTGGTGGAATGTTAACTGGAGGAGATGAAGAAGGAGAGCCTTCTACAGAGCCAGAAGCTACTATTGAAAAAGTTGAAAAAAAGGAAGTGAAAGAAGAATTAGCAAAAAATACTAAAACTATACAATAA
- a CDS encoding NADH:ubiquinone reductase (Na(+)-transporting) subunit D, whose amino-acid sequence MALLSKKDAKLITDPLADNNPITIQVLGICSALAITADLKASLVMGIAVLFVMGVGNVVISLMRNIIPSKIRIIVQLIVVASLVIVVDQVLKAYAFELSKTLSVFIGLIITNCIIMGRFEAFALANGPYRSFLDGIGNALGYAVILVLVGFFRELLGAGTLFGIPVLGDPIEKTGLFSTGYENNGFMLMPPMALIIVGLIIWVQRSRNKDLIED is encoded by the coding sequence ATGGCTTTACTATCAAAAAAAGACGCTAAATTAATTACAGATCCATTAGCGGATAATAATCCAATTACAATACAAGTATTAGGTATTTGTTCTGCTTTAGCAATTACTGCAGATTTAAAAGCATCGCTAGTAATGGGTATTGCAGTATTATTTGTAATGGGTGTTGGTAACGTAGTAATTTCGTTAATGCGTAACATAATACCATCAAAAATTAGAATTATTGTACAGCTTATTGTTGTTGCATCTCTTGTAATTGTTGTAGATCAAGTTTTAAAGGCATATGCTTTTGAATTGAGTAAAACCTTGTCAGTTTTTATTGGTCTAATTATTACAAATTGCATTATTATGGGGCGTTTTGAGGCTTTTGCTTTGGCAAATGGTCCATATAGATCATTTTTAGACGGAATTGGAAATGCTTTAGGGTATGCTGTAATATTAGTTTTAGTTGGTTTTTTCAGAGAATTGTTAGGTGCTGGAACTTTGTTCGGAATTCCAGTTTTAGGAGATCCAATTGAAAAGACAGGTTTATTTTCTACAGGATATGAAAACAACGGTTTTATGTTGATGCCACCAATGGCTTTGATAATTGTTGGTTTAATTATTTGGGTTCAAAGAAGTAGAAACAAAGATTTAATCGAAGACTAA
- a CDS encoding Na(+)-translocating NADH-quinone reductase subunit C, whose amino-acid sequence MAVNTDKNTYTILFAIIMVVVVGSLLAFTASSLKPQIKENQRMEKQQNILYAMGVNENEGTGDITFVSTDKVANKFSTNISEQLVLEYKDGKIINKMTRQEFMDSKDDGKGMEPYLIDVKKQQTRAKEGKSRFLPLFVGTQEGETVYIAPIRGKGLWDAIWGFVALDKDMVVRGTFFDHAGETPGLGSNIKQRYFMDDFYGERLLTEAGVFKGINVAKGNNDPKNERKDDYAVDALAGATITGDGVSAMIKKDLKLYMPFFQELNTKLN is encoded by the coding sequence ATGGCAGTTAACACAGATAAAAATACGTATACTATTCTATTTGCTATTATAATGGTTGTTGTTGTAGGATCGCTTTTAGCATTCACAGCATCATCATTAAAGCCTCAAATTAAAGAGAATCAGCGAATGGAAAAGCAGCAGAATATTCTGTATGCGATGGGTGTAAATGAAAATGAAGGTACAGGTGATATCACTTTTGTATCAACAGATAAAGTTGCAAATAAATTTTCTACAAATATTTCTGAACAATTAGTTTTAGAGTATAAAGATGGAAAAATCATCAATAAAATGACACGTCAAGAATTTATGGATTCTAAAGACGATGGTAAAGGAATGGAGCCTTATCTAATTGATGTAAAAAAACAGCAAACAAGAGCAAAAGAAGGTAAATCTAGATTTTTACCACTTTTTGTTGGAACTCAAGAAGGAGAAACTGTGTACATAGCACCTATTAGAGGAAAAGGTTTATGGGATGCTATATGGGGTTTTGTAGCTTTAGATAAAGACATGGTTGTAAGAGGAACGTTTTTTGATCATGCAGGTGAAACTCCTGGGTTAGGATCTAATATAAAACAACGTTATTTTATGGATGATTTTTACGGAGAAAGATTATTAACGGAAGCAGGTGTATTCAAAGGAATAAATGTTGCAAAAGGAAATAATGATCCTAAAAACGAAAGAAAAGACGATTATGCAGTTGATGCTTTAGCAGGCGCAACTATTACAGGTGATGGTGTATCTGCAATGATAAAGAAAGATTTAAAATTGTATATGCCATTTTTTCAGGAATTAAATACAAAACTAAACTAG
- a CDS encoding NADH:ubiquinone reductase (Na(+)-transporting) subunit B, with amino-acid sequence MSLKQNLHNLKEKYKGTKMAPAFNAIHTFLYLPNEVTHGGTHIKAADDLKRTMNIVIIALIPCLLFGIFNAGYQHYAAIDAAKGVVREASLLGNFITWDNFVVGAWTVLPLVIVSYGVGLLVEFIFAVIKGHEVEEGYLVTGMLVPLIVPIDIPLWMLSVAVIFGVVIGKEVFGGTGMNILNPALTIRAFLFFAYPTWMSGDKVWVHEAAARTGTADAISGETVLGAYAQNANLPELGNSVLAGVDKMDMFFGFMPGSVGETSKILIILGGLFLIYTKVASWRIILSAIVGALAMGLIFNGVVNAGWISDSSKFFGLMSVPFWQHLIIGSILFGAVYMATDPVSGSQTNKGKWIYGFLIGFISIMIRVFNPAYPEGVFLAILLMNVFAPTIDHYVVQGNVKKRMKRLKAKTA; translated from the coding sequence ATGAGCTTAAAACAAAACTTACATAATTTAAAAGAGAAATATAAAGGAACAAAAATGGCACCTGCATTTAATGCTATCCATACCTTTTTATATTTACCAAACGAAGTTACTCATGGAGGAACTCATATAAAAGCAGCAGACGATTTAAAGCGTACAATGAATATTGTAATTATCGCTTTAATTCCATGTTTACTTTTTGGAATATTCAATGCAGGTTACCAACATTATGCAGCAATTGATGCAGCAAAAGGTGTGGTAAGAGAAGCATCACTTTTAGGTAATTTTATTACTTGGGACAACTTTGTAGTAGGTGCTTGGACAGTGTTGCCTTTGGTAATCGTTTCTTATGGAGTTGGTCTTTTGGTAGAATTTATTTTCGCAGTTATCAAAGGTCATGAAGTAGAAGAAGGATACTTGGTTACTGGGATGTTAGTTCCATTAATTGTACCTATTGATATTCCTTTATGGATGTTATCAGTAGCCGTTATTTTTGGAGTTGTAATTGGTAAAGAAGTTTTTGGAGGTACAGGAATGAATATTTTAAATCCTGCATTAACCATTAGAGCTTTCTTGTTTTTCGCATATCCAACTTGGATGTCTGGAGATAAGGTTTGGGTTCATGAAGCTGCTGCAAGAACAGGAACTGCAGATGCAATTTCTGGAGAAACAGTTTTAGGAGCATATGCACAAAATGCAAATTTACCAGAATTAGGAAACAGTGTTTTAGCAGGAGTAGATAAAATGGACATGTTCTTTGGTTTTATGCCAGGTTCTGTTGGTGAAACTTCTAAAATTCTAATTATTCTAGGAGGTTTATTTTTAATCTACACAAAGGTTGCTAGTTGGAGAATTATTCTTTCTGCAATTGTTGGTGCATTAGCAATGGGATTAATTTTTAACGGCGTTGTAAACGCTGGTTGGATTTCAGATTCAAGTAAATTCTTTGGTTTAATGAGCGTTCCTTTTTGGCAACATTTAATTATAGGTAGTATTTTATTTGGAGCTGTTTATATGGCAACAGATCCTGTAAGTGGCTCACAAACAAATAAAGGAAAATGGATTTATGGTTTCTTAATAGGTTTTATATCAATTATGATTCGTGTATTCAACCCTGCATATCCAGAAGGAGTATTTTTAGCAATTTTATTGATGAATGTATTTGCTCCAACAATTGATCATTATGTGGTTCAAGGAAATGTTAAGAAAAGAATGAAACGTTTAAAAGCAAAAACAGCTTAA
- a CDS encoding Na(+)-translocating NADH-quinone reductase subunit A: MSKDIRIKKGLDIKLVGEAEKTTTDISLSSVYAVKPEDFHGITPKLLAKEGASVKAGQALFYDKNDERILFPSPVSGTVTEVLRGARRKILAIKINADATIEHTDFGVKTPSSMSAEEVKEHLFLGGCWPFVKQRPFDVIANPNQTPKAIFISASNTAPLAPDLSYTLKGRELELKAGLEAISKLTEGKVHVSAGKEEASFFKDVSNIELHTVSGPHPAGNVGTQIAKINPINKGEVVWTLKIEDVVVIGELFLTGRFNLTRTIALTGSKFSKPQYVTAIAGATIADVVAKNAETTGTRIISGNVLSGKEVKEDGFLGYYDNQITAIPEGDDYEFFGWNKPVFNKISTSRALTFSWLTPNKKYDLDTNTNGEHRAFVVTGSYEEVFPLDIYPMQLLKAFMYKDLDEMEALGGYEVAPEDFALTEFVCVSKQPHQKIIREGLDLMRQELA, translated from the coding sequence ATGTCAAAAGACATTCGTATTAAAAAAGGCTTAGATATTAAGCTTGTTGGCGAGGCAGAAAAAACAACTACTGATATTTCTTTAAGTAGTGTATATGCTGTAAAGCCAGAAGATTTCCACGGAATTACACCTAAATTATTGGCTAAAGAAGGCGCAAGCGTTAAAGCAGGACAAGCATTGTTCTATGATAAAAACGATGAGCGAATTTTATTTCCAAGTCCTGTTTCTGGAACAGTAACAGAGGTTTTGCGTGGAGCAAGAAGAAAAATTTTAGCAATTAAAATTAATGCTGATGCCACTATCGAGCATACAGATTTTGGTGTAAAAACGCCATCATCTATGTCTGCAGAAGAGGTAAAAGAGCATCTATTTTTAGGTGGTTGCTGGCCATTTGTAAAACAACGTCCTTTCGATGTAATTGCAAATCCTAACCAAACACCAAAAGCAATTTTTATTTCTGCTAGCAATACAGCACCTTTAGCACCAGATTTATCGTATACTTTAAAAGGTAGAGAGTTGGAATTAAAGGCTGGTTTAGAAGCTATTTCTAAATTGACAGAAGGTAAAGTGCATGTGAGTGCAGGTAAAGAGGAAGCTTCATTTTTTAAGGATGTTTCCAACATTGAATTGCATACAGTTTCTGGACCACATCCAGCAGGAAATGTTGGTACTCAAATTGCAAAAATAAATCCTATCAATAAAGGCGAAGTTGTTTGGACTTTAAAGATTGAGGATGTTGTTGTAATTGGAGAGTTGTTTTTAACTGGTAGATTTAACCTTACAAGAACAATTGCTTTAACAGGTTCTAAATTTAGCAAGCCACAGTATGTTACTGCAATTGCAGGAGCTACAATTGCTGATGTTGTTGCAAAAAATGCAGAAACTACTGGAACTAGAATTATAAGTGGTAATGTGCTTTCAGGTAAAGAAGTTAAAGAAGATGGTTTTTTAGGATATTATGACAACCAAATTACAGCAATTCCTGAAGGAGATGATTATGAGTTTTTTGGATGGAACAAACCTGTTTTCAACAAAATATCAACATCAAGAGCCCTTACATTTTCTTGGTTAACACCCAATAAAAAATACGATTTAGATACCAACACAAATGGTGAACATAGAGCATTTGTTGTAACAGGTTCTTATGAAGAGGTTTTTCCTTTAGATATTTATCCAATGCAATTACTAAAAGCATTTATGTATAAAGATTTAGATGAAATGGAAGCTTTAGGTGGTTACGAAGTAGCTCCAGAAGATTTTGCATTAACCGAATTTGTATGTGTTTCAAAGCAACCACATCAAAAAATAATTCGTGAAGGTTTAGATTTAATGAGACAAGAATTAGCATAA
- a CDS encoding DUF5103 domain-containing protein — translation MIKKILLTSFLFFLIKIDAQNIKSIQLRPLQENNYSAIVPLGTVLQLSFDDLENDSKDYRYKIEHMTHDWRKSRLLSSQFVNGFDENTIINVTNSFNTFQNYTHYEVKIPNVNTVLTKSGNYLLSVLDDYDEVVFTRRFVLYENAAIVAVQVSRSRNAKTTDTQQTLEFTINHPNIRINNPQQEVNVVILKNENWNEKITDLQPTFFQQNQLRYTYTNKTNFWGGNEYLNFDTKLIRNKSLNVVRIEMKDVFHHYLYPYTYNADLEYRFNPDINGQFVFRTLEGNNPNTEADYAMMHFTLYADAPFLDKSVHVYGAFNNFEIEEDTKLEYDFEDKSYKGAILMKQGFYNYTFATVDKFNKVDTNEINGTFFETENQYTVITYFKPLGGLYDRVIGIGTGFYNQDR, via the coding sequence ATGATAAAAAAGATACTTTTAACTAGCTTCTTATTCTTTTTGATAAAGATTGATGCTCAAAACATTAAATCTATACAATTAAGACCTTTACAAGAAAATAATTACTCTGCAATTGTTCCTTTAGGTACTGTTTTACAATTATCTTTTGATGATTTAGAAAATGACAGCAAAGATTATCGATATAAAATAGAACACATGACACATGATTGGCGAAAAAGTAGATTACTTTCTAGTCAATTTGTAAATGGTTTTGATGAAAATACCATTATAAATGTTACCAATTCCTTTAATACTTTTCAAAATTACACACATTATGAAGTTAAAATTCCGAATGTAAATACCGTACTTACAAAAAGTGGCAATTACCTTTTATCGGTTTTAGATGATTATGATGAAGTAGTTTTTACAAGAAGATTTGTGCTGTATGAAAACGCTGCAATAGTTGCAGTTCAAGTTTCTAGAAGTAGAAATGCAAAAACAACAGATACTCAGCAAACTCTAGAATTTACAATAAATCACCCAAACATAAGAATTAACAATCCACAACAAGAAGTAAATGTAGTTATTCTTAAAAACGAGAATTGGAACGAAAAAATAACCGATTTGCAACCTACTTTTTTTCAACAAAATCAATTGAGATATACCTATACAAATAAAACCAATTTTTGGGGAGGCAACGAATATTTGAATTTTGACACCAAACTCATCAGAAATAAAAGTTTGAATGTAGTTCGTATAGAAATGAAGGATGTTTTTCATCATTATTTATATCCTTACACCTATAATGCTGATTTAGAATACAGATTTAACCCTGACATTAATGGGCAATTTGTTTTTAGAACTTTAGAAGGAAACAACCCAAACACGGAAGCAGATTATGCAATGATGCATTTTACTTTGTATGCAGATGCGCCTTTTTTAGATAAAAGTGTGCACGTTTATGGAGCTTTTAATAATTTTGAAATTGAAGAAGATACAAAATTAGAATATGACTTTGAAGATAAAAGCTACAAAGGAGCTATTTTAATGAAACAAGGTTTTTACAACTACACCTTTGCAACTGTCGATAAATTTAACAAAGTTGACACTAATGAAATAAATGGAACTTTTTTTGAAACTGAAAACCAATATACAGTCATTACTTATTTTAAACCTTTGGGTGGATTGTATGATAGAGTGATAGGAATTGGAACAGGTTTTTACAATCAAGATCGATAA
- the apaG gene encoding Co2+/Mg2+ efflux protein ApaG — translation MVEQITKGIKIIVKTKYNGTSTRNGRQYYVFAYFITIENNSEQIVQLTDRFWQIFDSLNITEIVEGEGVVGQTPILKPNDNYSYSSGCFLESNLGSMKGFYTMQNIDTLERFKVIIPTFQLSTPILSN, via the coding sequence ATGGTAGAGCAAATTACAAAAGGGATTAAAATTATTGTAAAAACAAAATACAATGGCACTAGCACTAGAAATGGTAGGCAGTACTATGTTTTTGCTTATTTTATAACTATCGAGAATAATTCTGAACAAATTGTGCAGCTTACAGACAGGTTTTGGCAAATTTTCGATTCGCTAAACATAACTGAAATTGTAGAAGGAGAAGGTGTGGTTGGACAAACTCCAATTTTAAAACCAAATGATAATTATTCCTACAGTTCTGGTTGTTTTTTAGAATCTAACTTAGGTTCTATGAAAGGTTTTTATACGATGCAAAATATTGATACTTTAGAGCGATTTAAAGTAATAATTCCTACTTTTCAACTCTCAACACCAATATTATCAAACTAA
- a CDS encoding DUF3667 domain-containing protein has translation MHEVFNGLFNFEAKFWNTIIPLLVSPGKVSRDYIDGKRQRYSNPFRFYLTVSIIFFLLIGLSKSIDKYEALADESKADITNVLKKNTNSKDKKEEKPTEEKIDSIIKNLDEDLSKSFIPIPASAKKKILEEVKKEAKDTTKTKKSNNNNVIFNFGGDTRLDEFSLYIKGNPDANINTALDSLGYEKNFTNRFLLTKTKSLYAFTKSEETRNQFFSQVLSYGSVALFIFLPFFTLFLRFYYIRRKYTYIDHLIFVFHVQTVFFMLFSIFILLRLCSLEPHIWIFAILFLIYLFIAMKKFYKQGYVKTFLKFLLLNLSYMIVSSIGITFLFIFSLMLF, from the coding sequence GTGCACGAAGTTTTTAACGGTTTGTTTAATTTTGAAGCCAAATTCTGGAATACAATTATCCCACTTTTAGTAAGTCCTGGTAAAGTTTCTAGAGATTATATTGATGGTAAAAGACAACGTTATTCCAATCCTTTTCGTTTTTACTTAACAGTTTCCATTATTTTTTTCTTGTTGATTGGATTATCAAAATCTATTGATAAATATGAAGCACTAGCAGATGAAAGCAAAGCAGACATAACCAATGTGCTTAAAAAAAACACGAATTCAAAAGATAAAAAAGAAGAAAAACCAACAGAAGAAAAAATAGATTCAATTATTAAGAATTTAGATGAAGATTTGAGCAAGTCTTTTATTCCTATTCCTGCCTCTGCAAAAAAGAAAATTTTAGAAGAAGTTAAAAAAGAAGCCAAAGACACTACCAAAACAAAAAAATCTAACAACAATAATGTTATTTTTAACTTTGGTGGAGATACAAGGTTAGATGAATTTTCTCTTTACATTAAAGGGAATCCTGATGCAAATATTAATACTGCTTTAGATTCTTTAGGATATGAAAAGAATTTTACAAATCGGTTTTTGCTAACAAAGACCAAAAGTTTGTATGCATTTACAAAAAGTGAAGAAACTAGAAATCAATTTTTTAGTCAAGTACTTTCATATGGTTCTGTAGCATTGTTTATTTTCCTGCCATTTTTTACTTTATTTTTAAGATTTTATTACATCCGAAGAAAATATACATACATAGATCATTTAATTTTTGTGTTCCATGTACAAACCGTATTTTTTATGCTGTTCTCAATTTTTATTCTATTAAGACTTTGTAGTTTAGAACCTCACATTTGGATTTTCGCCATTTTATTTCTCATATACCTATTTATAGCTATGAAAAAATTTTACAAACAAGGTTATGTAAAAACATTTTTAAAATTCTTACTTTTAAACCTAAGTTATATGATCGTATCAAGTATTGGTATTACATTTCTATTTATATTTTCGTTGATGCTTTTTTAG
- a CDS encoding NRDE family protein — MCTVTYLPLPNNNFILTSSRDETPLRKTIPPKTYTENGVALTYPKDELAGGTWIGTSNKKMLVCLLNGAFEKHIRKSNYKMSRGIIVKNILTANDAVSYIKEFNFDDIEPFTIVLVDWNKQLEAYELVWDGKTKHFTKLAQEPRIWSSSPLYTDEMKKLRKDWFDNWLNENQEFIQEKIIEFHTSETLGNAEISPKMKRVFVETVSITSIKKIEEKVSMKYFDFLNDKVFDI, encoded by the coding sequence ATGTGTACAGTAACTTATCTTCCATTACCTAACAATAATTTTATCTTAACTTCTAGTAGAGATGAAACTCCTTTAAGAAAAACTATTCCTCCAAAAACATATACAGAAAATGGTGTAGCATTAACATATCCAAAAGATGAGTTGGCTGGAGGAACTTGGATCGGAACCAGTAATAAAAAAATGTTAGTTTGTTTGTTAAATGGTGCATTTGAAAAACATATTAGAAAATCAAATTACAAAATGAGTAGAGGTATTATTGTTAAAAATATACTTACTGCTAATGATGCTGTTTCTTATATAAAAGAATTTAATTTTGATGATATTGAGCCCTTTACAATTGTATTAGTTGATTGGAATAAGCAGTTAGAAGCCTATGAATTGGTTTGGGATGGAAAAACAAAACACTTCACAAAATTAGCACAAGAACCAAGAATTTGGTCATCATCGCCTTTATATACTGATGAAATGAAGAAATTACGTAAGGATTGGTTTGACAATTGGCTAAATGAAAACCAAGAATTTATTCAAGAAAAAATTATTGAATTTCATACATCAGAAACTTTAGGAAATGCCGAAATTTCACCAAAAATGAAACGTGTTTTTGTGGAAACTGTGAGTATAACATCCATCAAAAAAATAGAAGAAAAGGTGTCTATGAAGTATTTTGATTTTTTGAATGATAAAGTGTTTGATATTTAG